One part of the Quercus lobata isolate SW786 chromosome 7, ValleyOak3.0 Primary Assembly, whole genome shotgun sequence genome encodes these proteins:
- the LOC115953575 gene encoding cytokinin riboside 5'-monophosphate phosphoribohydrolase LOG7 isoform X1, with protein MEETKSRFNRICVFCGSSSGKKASYQEAAVELGKELVERRIDLVYGGGSVGLMGLVSQAVHDGGRHVLGVIPRSLMPREITGVTVGEVRAVSDMHQRKAEMARQADAFIALPGGYGTMEELLEVITWAQLGIHHKPVGLLNVDGFYNSLLSFIDKAVDEGFISPTARRIIVSAPTAKQLVMALEEYVPEHDEITSKLVWEGVDRLNYVPESGVAT; from the exons atggaagaGACAAAGTCCAGATTCAATAggatttgtgttttttgtgggAGTAGTTCAGGGAAGAAAGCCAGTTACCAAGAAGCTGCTGTGGAACTTGGAAAGGAACTG GTGGAGAGAAGGATTGATTTGGTCTATGGAGGTGGGAGCGTGGGATTGATGGGTCTCGTCTCTCAGGCAGTTCATGATGGTGGGCGCCATGTTCTAGG aGTTATTCCAAGGAGTCTAATGCCTAGGGAG ATAACTGGTGTAACAGTTGGAGAAGTGAGAGCTGTATCTGATATGCACCAAAGGAAAGCTGAGATGGCTCGTCAAGCTGATGCATTCATTGCGCTCCCTG GTGGATACGGCACAATGGAAGAGTTGCTGGAAGTCATTACGTGGGCTCAACTTGGAATTCACCACAAACCC GTGGGGCTTTTAAATGTAGATGGGTTTTATAATTCCTTGTTGTCTTTCATAGACAAGGCCGTTGATGAAGGCTTTATCTCGCCAACCGCACGTCGCATTATCGTGTCCGCACCAACTGCCAAACAATTGGTCATGGCACTTGAG GAATATGTTCCAGAGCATGATGAGATAACATCGAAGCTGGTTTGGGAAGGAGTGGATAGACTAAATTATGTGCCTGAATCAGGGGTTGCTACGTGA
- the LOC115953575 gene encoding cytokinin riboside 5'-monophosphate phosphoribohydrolase LOG7 isoform X2: MGLVSQAVHDGGRHVLGVIPRSLMPREITGVTVGEVRAVSDMHQRKAEMARQADAFIALPGGYGTMEELLEVITWAQLGIHHKPVGLLNVDGFYNSLLSFIDKAVDEGFISPTARRIIVSAPTAKQLVMALEEYVPEHDEITSKLVWEGVDRLNYVPESGVAT, translated from the exons ATGGGTCTCGTCTCTCAGGCAGTTCATGATGGTGGGCGCCATGTTCTAGG aGTTATTCCAAGGAGTCTAATGCCTAGGGAG ATAACTGGTGTAACAGTTGGAGAAGTGAGAGCTGTATCTGATATGCACCAAAGGAAAGCTGAGATGGCTCGTCAAGCTGATGCATTCATTGCGCTCCCTG GTGGATACGGCACAATGGAAGAGTTGCTGGAAGTCATTACGTGGGCTCAACTTGGAATTCACCACAAACCC GTGGGGCTTTTAAATGTAGATGGGTTTTATAATTCCTTGTTGTCTTTCATAGACAAGGCCGTTGATGAAGGCTTTATCTCGCCAACCGCACGTCGCATTATCGTGTCCGCACCAACTGCCAAACAATTGGTCATGGCACTTGAG GAATATGTTCCAGAGCATGATGAGATAACATCGAAGCTGGTTTGGGAAGGAGTGGATAGACTAAATTATGTGCCTGAATCAGGGGTTGCTACGTGA